The window GGTAGCAAGTTATACTTTAGGATGGGTTACAGCAAAGATTGTCCCAACCCTGCTGCTCATTAGGCAGTAAGATGATGGGAAGGGAAAGTTACTAAGGACCCAGATTTCTGATTCTCTTATACTACTTTAAATATTACCCTATAGCAAATAAGTAAAAAATCTACAATAATACACTTGTAGCTTTTAAACTACCCAAGTGAGTCCATGCAGATTGGCTATCTCACTGTCTGCTCTAcatgaataagaaacacttgCACAGAGCTGTAAGCCCTAACTCCTCAAAGTTATTTAGacttcctaacttttgattgAAAGCAATGGGtaaagtgcctaaatacctctgtaGATCTGCGACCAAACTGCTCACAGGAGAGTTCATCTTGAACTACTAAGAAATTAACCAAAGGGGTCAGTTGCAATCCTATTGTGTACATTATTCACTTTCCAAGAACCCCCGCATGTTGTCCCACATGCATTCTATCCTCATTGGTCACACCAGAGAGTACTTCTTTCTCACAGGTTTGCTGAACTGTCTGTCTTCAGCTCCTGACCACCTCCCCAAAGCCATCATCACAGGTACATAAAAGGTGATAGTAGGTGGATGTGTTGTACTTACTGGAATTTCAAGTACAGCTGATCAGGCCAGGTAAATAATTACTGTAGATGAGATGAtagtaaataaaaacatttttattagtttCAACATATAGTAATTTGCACAAAATGCTACTTTTTAAATATGATTGATGGGGTTTGTATTTCtggtttgtgggtgtttttttttttcttccttccttctctacTTCTCTCCTGAtagggagagaaaggaagtatcAAGTTGGCGCTTCTTTACTGTGATCTATAGCTGGtagctttgcttttttttccttcctgcctgGTATGTAGATAGGACTTCTCTCAAATGTGACTTCTCAGAGACTCCTTCTTAATCCTTACATCGATGAGAATAACTTACAGACTATTTTCTCAAAGAGGTTAAAATGTTAGTAAAAACTAGATATTTGTAGGGTTCTATTAAGCTATGATTGATGTGACTGGTTGTTAAGCTGCAGTGTTTAGTCAAATGAGTTTGTGCTCTTGACCTGtaactgctccacctctcttGCCTTTCAGCTGTCTCTGACTCCGCTATGTCTTCTGAGAAGCAAATAAATGATTCTTCCCTAGAGAACCAGGAACAGGAGCAACAGGTAGGTAGATGTATTAAGAGGGTGATATACTGACTCTCCCCTGTCACTGTCTAAAAGCTATTCTACTAAATGGAAAAAACTTGTAGTGGTGTTTTTAAACTAAGTGTGGGGGTTGGGAAAGCTATTGGGTGCAGAGGAGTACACGATTTGGACAGACATCCCCTGGGAAAGGATCTATTAGAAAATCCCCTTTATCTCCTAGTAAGGAGGTGAGGATGGAAGCTGGCAAAGTACAGGTAGGAAGTGAGGCGACTGAGTCCCATTCAACTACATTAAGTTACAAATAGTGAAGGCCAAAGCTGACTGAAAAGAATTAAGGGATCTCAGAAAAGTgtgtgactaggcaacaaaatggcagatgatgttgataaatgcaagttaATGCACATtgagaaaacataatcccaaccacACAAAGTGATagaatctaaattagctgttttcaCAAAAGAAACTTCTTGAAgtcattgagcagatgttttctgagaactatccacaatgtgcagtagcagtttAAAAAGCTAACTATGTTGAGAAGCATTAGGAAATGGGTAGGtattaagacagaaaaatatcatgcCCCTATATAAATCTATAATACTGCCAcacagttctggttgccccatatcGAAAGAGGattattagaattaaaaaaagtacagagaagggcaccaaaaatgattagggatatggaagctgttccatataaggcaagattaaaaagactggggtgGCTTATCTTCAGAAGGAGACTAAGagaaggtctataaaatcacaaatggtgtagagaaagtgaatagggaagtgttgttgTGAAAGAGTAAACATGAcccaagaaccaggggtcacccagtgaaactaataggcagcaggcttaaaagaaaagacctgtgaaagtttaaaagaaaagaccTGTGAaagcctgccacccaagacctgtgaaagtttgggatcgttgtccaggatgggttgtagatccctgatgatgcattataaccacatctgctctaacccctcagacagagaccaacacctacaaaatctccaccaagcattctcaaaactacaatacccacacgacgAGGAAAATTAGGAaaagatcaacagagcagacgtgtacTCAGAAGCcctcctactacaagacaaacccaagaaagaaaaccaacaggactccactggccatgcacacatacagctcccagctaaaacccctccaacgctcATCAGGGATCTatcaacccatcctggacaacgatcccaactttcacaggtcttgggtggcaggccaatccttgcccacagacaacctgccaacctgaaacgtattctcaccagcaactgcacaccgtaccatagtaaactctactcaggaacaatccatgcaacaaacctcgatgccaactctgcccacatatctacaccagcgacaccatcacaggacctaaccagatcagccacaggccatcactggttcattcacctgcatgtccacacaatgtaatatacaccatcgtatgccagcaatgcccctctggctatgtacatcggccaactggacagtcactacagaaaagggataaatggacacaaatcagatatcaggaatggcaatatacaaaaacctgtaggagagcacttcaacctccctggccacactaatagcagaccttaaggtggccattcctgcagcaaaaaaaaaacttcaggaccagacttcaaagagaaactgctgagcttcagttcatctgcaaatttgacaccatcagctctggactaaacaaagactgtgaatggcttgccaattacagaaccagtttctcctccttggttttcacacctctactgctagaacagggcccatcctccctgattgaaactaacctcgttatctctagcttgcttgctagcatatatatacctgcctctgaaaTTTCACTACTgctgtctgacgaagtgggtattcacccacgaagctcacgctccaaaactctGTTAGTCGAATAAGGTGCACAggcattctctgctgctttttgcagATTCCCGAACGTTGCAACACTATTggcacccctctgatactaacgTGAGGCTCTCCTGTCTCACACCTTTGACTAAGGAAAACCCAGGTTCCAGCTGGAATTAGCTGCTTCTAAGCTCGTCACGTAACTGGATCTAGGCCCGGccagggcaaactttttggcctgaagggcCACGTTGGATTTCTGAAAATGCTACGCCGAGAGGCCATGAGAGGAGGCTAtgctccccaaacagccaggtatgACCAGGAACTCCTTCTCCTTTCACTGCCACTGAGCAACCTCTGCCCGTGCTCCATCTCAATCCCTTCTCATTCCTCAAGACGCAACCCCAGAATGAAACCATGCCCTCCATTCACTCCCTCTGTTCCCACTTTCTGACCACCCTAGACACTGTCCCACTCTGACTTCCACCCTGAACCCCCTGGCCTGTCTGTCCATccacaccatccctgccccccttACATGATGCTGGAGCACCAGGACAGCCGCTATTGCCACGTGGGCAGTCCAGAGCACAAAGCTGTTCAGACTGTGGCTTGGCCGCTGTGCTCCCAGAAAGAGCTTGCAGCCAAAGAGCAGCACTGttggcagcagtgagctgaggcaAGCAGAGGAGTGGCCGTGGGGCTAACCTCCCAGGTCAGGAGCATCTGGTCCGCGTTCAGAGGGTTCCCAGTATCTGAATGTGGGCCTAGTTTCCCAACCGTGCTGATCTAGGCAAACAAGCCAATCCCAACTGCCAACATACTTTGGTTCCATCAAAACTCACAAGCTGATGCAACACCTGGCCAAACTCAGTCTCGAAAGGAGATCTCTGAGAAAGGTGTTGCAATTGAGCGACTCAgtgcagaagggaggggaagataaTTTCCGTCTTGGCATGGAGCACTGGCTGTCTGTCTGTGGCAGTATTTGCCAACATACTGAATATCCAAACATACTGAAATATAGACCAGTCATCACTGGTATGGAGGAAGCCCCAGCATCTCATAGATGCTCAAAAATGCATGTGATGTATAAAAGGTGCTACAGAGGTGTTATGGTAAGACTTCTTTTTCTCCTTGCTCCTCCAGATTGAATATATGAAGCAAGGAGTGGATCAGAAGCTTCAAGATGGCCAAGAGAAGCTCCACCAAATGTGGCTGGACTGGAGCAAAAGGCAGACAGGAGGGAGTGAGGACACAGACTTGGTACAAGCTGAGGTATGTAATTAGCCAGGATCCAGCTTTGGGCTGTGTCCTTTCTGCCCCTCTCAAGAGTCGTCTTCTACCTCACTAATAACTTGTTTCCTTTCAGCAACTGGAGTCTCGTGCTCTGACAATGTTTCTGAGCATTATACAGCAGCTGCAGGCAACCTGCCTGACCCTAATGTCAAGCATCCAAGGCTTCCCCTCCAACATTCAGGATAAGGTGCAGCAGGTTTGCCACAGcacaaaagagctccaggctTCTTTCTCCACAGTCCACTCCTTCCAAGACCTCTCCAGCAGAATCCTGACCCAGAGCCGCAAACAGGTCACCAAAGCCCAGGGCTACATTGATGAGCTGCTAGAGTACATAGTGCACAACACTCCTCTGTCCTGGCTAGTGGGACCCTTCATGCTGTCTGGTAAAATACCAGAAGAAGCCATGGAACCATCAGaatgagggggggggggaagactaAGTGGCTTCCATAATCAGCTCTGTCAAACTTACTGCAACTCACTTGTAAAGGACCGAATTTTCCTTAACACTTTTATAGTGATTAACAATAAGGTCTGAAAGCTTAAACCTTTGTGCAGCCACCTCCTGACATTAGATTGAATTGCTTTTTCTTGTAGGGAAATGAAGCTGCTTGCAGCTCCTGGCTCAAACGTTCTTCACCACAATCCTGGAGAGGCACTTTCTCCCCAGGTAGCTTAGGGTAGAACTCCATCTCACATCTTGCATGGGCTGCATGCTACCTGGGGCTGAGCTAAGATAAAAACAATGATTGAGTTTGCTTTCTAAACAGGAATGTCGTCACCAGCAGTATCTGTTTAAAATGAGGGTGAAATATGACTGTAAAACAATACATAAGCTGCATACTACACTCCAGGAACTCAACAACCTACATCTAGAATACTCCCCACAATCTTCAAGTAGTGGCTGAGAACTAGGTTTCTTCTGGGGAAAGCTGTTTTTTGCCACAGGTGAGGTAGACTTCTCCAACTTGGAGAAGTTCTTGCTAGACCTCTAAGACTTCCTCCTTGAAGCAGTGAGAAATGGTACTAAATACACCTTCAGCTCTAGGTGTCTCATGTGGCTTGCTGAACAAGTCCATTGACAAGCACTAGAAAGGCcatggtgggaggaggggtgtaTAAAAACACTGTTAGTCAGATGACTGTAACCAGTGTATTGGTGACTACCTTTACACTTGTTTTGGTAACTGGCTCACTCATATTCCCTTGTCACTTCTCCTCAAATTGCTGTAGTAGAGAACTTTTGTCTCTTGTAAAATAAAGGTATATTGCATACAAACTTGTCTTCTAGCTTGTTCTTGAATTGCTTTAACTTTTAGCCTTTCTAGTGTTATCTCCTGTAACACAGGAATCCATTCCAGGAAGTCCAATAGCTGTAGGTGAATgagcatctctttttaaaaatttccagtgctgGAGAACCAACAGCCACCATTGGCAACCTGATACCATCAAGAAAAGGTAGGAGACCATACCAACAGCCACCTATCCTTCCTCTACTCATATCTTTCATCAGGATCTTAAGGAAGATGGTGTctccacacagtattccagaattCTTTTTAGGTTAGTTGGGACCAGTAAAGATCCTCATCCCTGGGGCTTGAGGGTTCTAAACTTCTTTTGAGGGTTAGATAAACATTATTTCCCTCTAATGTCCATATCACGTGTCAGACCAGAAGGTGCCCTTAGCTTCAACATCAAATATAGCTAACTGGAAAATCTCCAAACAGTACATAGCACTGCAGAAAGAACTTCTGGCTTCACAAAACAGGGCTTAAAATAAATTCCAAGCATGTGGGGCTCTACTACCTTGCATGAAACGTATAACAGTACACATGCTGGTTAATAATCTTATGCGCAAACTTCTAGCTTGTGTAACGAGTCCTGCATCTATTTACTGTTCTTTGAACTAATGTTCTCTTACTCCTGTCCATTCAGTACTGCCTGCTACTGGTCTAAAGATCTCCCAAAGCATGAGTCCCACTCTGTCTGCTGCTTTTGGGAACTTCAGTATGAATAGTAGACCATGCACTAACTGAAGCAGCTTTTTAATTACAGCTGTGATGTAATGTTTCAGAACTTTCTATCTTCCCAATCTTTTTCCAATAAAGGGTACAGGACCTAGAATATCCAGGGGTCATGTTGTAATTGTGTGCTACCGCAACATAACCGTTTTGCCTCTCAGGCCATTGCTTTCTGTTCACATGGAATGAAATGCAGTTGGCTGACACTTGTGCAGGTGGTGGTCTAGAAAATGGAAAGTTATCTTACAAAAYACAAAGAKCCTCTTCCACAGRTCACTATTTTTTCTCTTGYTACCRATAAGGAAATTGCAGTGCAGAAAGTCACCTGGTAAAGGCAACACAGTCTGTTAGAGCCAAGCAGCCTACCTCCTAGTCTTGtacagtaacgcctcacttaaTGTGGTCCTAGTTCACATTGCTTTGTTGTGTTGCTATTAGGGAACAAGcatgtttaaagttgtgcaatgctcccttacaatatcatttggcagctgcctgttttgtccactgctagcaggattctctgcaggatcagcccctccTTGAGGGGATTAGAACCaagcggggccagcagcccccatccccatcagctcccctaaattccctgtaaggtatgtggctcagcagctgcccagcagcagttcagctgtccctccccacactacCATGCTGCTCTtgctctgccctctgccttgaagctgctATCAGGAGCTTCCTGcttgtgggggagagggtgcTGATATCACAATGTCCCCCTACTCCATACCCTCTCCACAAagcagaggagggggacagaaaggagggcacttgctggaagctgttgcttcctTTCTGAActggctgatctgcttaaaaaggcagtgtacttgaACTATGCTAATCCGACTTCAaagggcaatgcacatctctctctctcactcatgcacCTACTCCTCAGCCTTTTAGAAAGGCAGCAGCTGTGCATGtgctgtcaggaggagggagtggtgcactCCCACTGGATAGCATCGGCTCATCATATTCAGTTTTTGTAGTgaagtgtttgcagctactgcctggcatctattgtgtttcctccctcctgctttGTAGACTGTGAGGTTACATTAATAACTACGTATTAACCCtcgagggctcagctgagtggtagtccatcatttagcagcaaggcattcccgggaaatatcctaccctctgacttcaccacctcaaccaagcttcacagtcattcATTGCTCtgtacaatattaaactgtttgtttaaaacttatactgtaatGTATATAAATGgcctttgtctggcaaaaaaaaattccatggaacctaaccccccgcctctatttacattaattcttagggGGAAATCGGATTCACTTAACAACATTTTCcataaagttgcatttttcaggactATAACTCCAAtgctaagtgaggagttactgtattctaATCACACACTCATCAACTTTGTCTTCTTACTATACTGTGAGGTGACCCAGGGCAACATTCAAATTTCA of the Chelonoidis abingdonii isolate Lonesome George unplaced genomic scaffold, CheloAbing_2.0 scaffold0717, whole genome shotgun sequence genome contains:
- the LOC116833485 gene encoding LOW QUALITY PROTEIN: perilipin-2-like (The sequence of the model RefSeq protein was modified relative to this genomic sequence to represent the inferred CDS: inserted 1 base in 1 codon), which codes for MSCLGDCIGVSCPPEEECRNEDSLEAEINQRGQLQSYCVHYSLSKNPRMLSHMHSILIGHTREYFFLTGLLNCLSSAPDHXPQSHHHRYIKAVSDSAMSSEKQINDSSLENQEQEQQVGRCIKRTLSHSDFHPEPPGLSVHPHHPCPPYMMLEHQDSRYCHVGSPEHKAVQTVAWPLCSQKELAAKEQHYFFFSLLLQIEYMKQGVDQKLQDGQEKLHQMWLDWSKRQTGGSEDTDLVQAEQLESRALTMFLSIIQQLQATCLTLMSSIQGFPSNIQDKVQQVCHSTKELQASFSTVHSFQDLSSRILTQSRKQVTKAQGYIDELLEYIVHNTPLSWLVGPFMLSGKIPEEAMEPSE